CCAACTCATAGGGGTTGATTAAGAGGGCGCGCAGGCCAAACAACTGCGAAATACGCGCATTCGGTTTCTCCGAAAAAGCGACTAAATCTGCCAATTGGAGTGTGAAGAACGTCTCGTACAACACTTGCTCAACCTGTGCGAATTCCGGAAACCATGCAGCCAGTTCCCCCTGGCCTGTGCCTTTCTTCCCGTCCTCTCCAGTGAGCCGCGGCGCCGTCCGCCGCCCGAGACTCCTCTCCAACGTGACGAGTTCCCCCGACTCCTGGCGCAGCTGCAGTCGAACGTGTGCTCCAGGCCGCACCGGCGTGGTCCCTTCCGCCAGTCGCGCGACGCCGAATAGGCCGCCGCGAATCGCGGCCAGCATACTGCTCTTTCCCGCCTCGTTGCGACCGTAAAGCACGTGTAGACCCTCACTGTGAAAGGTGACAGACCAGTCCCGGTACGGACCTACATGGTCAATCCACAGACCCTGCAGCCGCATGCATACCCCTCCATTCTACCAGTTCCAAATCGCCTTTTTCGGGGTGCATATGGCTTAACAGAATTTGGCGAACCCGCTGCATCACGCCCTCCGGGTCCTGTTTCAATGCCTCCGCGACGAGGGCGCACTCCCTTTCCTTCCAGCCACCGTCGGCAAGCAGCGCGAACACAGCCTCTGGTTCCAATTCGGCCTGCCGCAATAACTGAAGCAACTGTCCAACGTAACTGTCAGACGTTTCCCAAACGCCAAAGTCGACGTCCGGTTCCACCGCGCTGGTATAGCGATGTATCCAGACTGCAAGTGACTCGTCATCGGCCGCATGCTGAAAGATGGCCTTAGCTTCGGGCAAATTGAGGCTGTTGTGCAAGAAACTGCGCCCTGACAAGCAAAGATGGACAAGTCGCAGCACGGTATCTCCTTTTAACTCAGCAGCGACAGCCGCCCATACGTCGTCAATGGTCGTCGAGTCACTCACATCCACGTCGACACGCTGCCATTCCACCGTCGAAAACGGCAAAAAAGTGTGTGTCAAATGCAAACGGTCATCCCATGTCAGCAGAATGGCCCCATGCGGGCCCATCTCACTCACATCGCGCCCCTGTGGTGCGCCAGGATAACCGACGAACGGCCCGCGTTCACGCAATACGCGATGGCGATGAATATGCCCAAGCGCCCATGCGTCAAAGCCTGGCTGGCGCACCACCTCTTCCAGCGGTGCAGCGGCGTAGGGCGCGTGTGATCCATACGATCCGCCAATTTGCCCATGGTACATCGCTATCGCGATATCCGCCTCGGGCAGCCGGTGAAACTCACCCACTTTCGATCCGTACAACTCCCGCGAACCGTAGCTGAACCCGGAAAACTGCACGCGATAACTCTGCAGCGGCAACATGAGGTCGCACACCGATTCCCCATGCGCCTGTCCGCCCAGAACGTGAACGCTGTCGGGCCACTGAAACAAGGCTGGCGCACCTGCTGGGTCGTGGTTACCGTGCGTAAGAACCACTGGAATGCCATGATTGGCAAGGCGCCGAAACTGGCGGTACACGTCATATTGGACACTCACAGGCGGGTCTGTCCCGTCGAACAAATCTCCCACAATCATCACGGCGTCCACCTGCGCGTCGATAGCGTAATCTACCAAACGCGCTAGAATCGTATCCACTGCTTGCCGCAATGTTTTTGCCACCTGTTCCGGCAACTCCTCGGCGGCGACCCGCAGCGGCGTCCCCACATGTAAGTCCGCTGTATGGAGAATGCGCAGCACGAATTCACCTACTCTCTCACAAACATACGTTCGCATGCTGTATGACAAAGGATTCGACGTCCATCCTAAAATTCCTTGTGCGCGTATGCACAAGGCATCCGCGGAACTCATATATGGGTCTAGAAGTTCTTTGAGAGGAGCGTGCGTACGATGGCGAGTACACCGATAGTGCAGCCCAAGCAGGTTTCTGCTGCACGAATACTCACTTCGTCTGGATTTGGCTTGCTGTTCGACTCGTTCGATGTCGGACTTTTGTCGTATGTGCTCGTGTCGCTTGCCAAAGAGTGGCATCTTTCGACGACCGTCACAGGTTTAATTGGCAGCGTCAGTTCCATTGGTATGGCCGTCGGATCGGCATTTGCCGGTTCCCTCGCCGACAAATTCGGACGGCGCAGCATCTTCTTATTCACCTTGTTAATTTACAGCATCGCAACAGGGCTCTCAGCCTTCGCAGCAGGTGTCGGCCTGTTTATTCTTCTGCGTTTCTTCGTAGGCTTAGGACTCGGTGGGGAATTGCCCGTGGCCACCACATATGTTCTGGAATCCTCACCAGACGACGTCCGCGGCCGACGCGTCGTCTTCCTTGAAATGTTCTGGGCATTTGGCTCTCTCATCGCGGCGCTCGTGTCCTTTTTTGTCATTCCCTCCGCAGGCTGGCGAGTCGTATTTCTCATCGGCGCCATTCCAGCGCTCTACACGATTGTCCTGCGCTTCGCCCTGCCGGAGACACCCAAGTACACGCGCCTGGCCAAACGCCCCTCGATGGCGACTGCGCTAAAGCAAGTCTGGACAAACGGAATGGCCCGCCGTTCTGCCGTGACCTGGATCTTGTGGTTCCACAGCATCCGGCTAGAGGTATTGTCAGTCGAAGTCGTTCTGGAAACGGCGCTTAGGGCACACCGGGCGTCAGCATCTGAATACTCGCCATTTCTTCTGCGACCAAACGAATGGAGGAAATCACATTCCCAGACGCATCCAGTCCCCAGACGGCAATATTGACGTCTTGCGTACCCGTAATGCCGAATTGAAACTCGTATTGCGATGTGAATTGTACCTGATAAGTTCTTGTAGTATTTGTCAGGGGCGACAAATAGAACAGTTCGTG
Above is a genomic segment from Alicyclobacillus acidoterrestris containing:
- a CDS encoding metallophosphoesterase family protein produces the protein MLRILHTADLHVGTPLRVAAEELPEQVAKTLRQAVDTILARLVDYAIDAQVDAVMIVGDLFDGTDPPVSVQYDVYRQFRRLANHGIPVVLTHGNHDPAGAPALFQWPDSVHVLGGQAHGESVCDLMLPLQSYRVQFSGFSYGSRELYGSKVGEFHRLPEADIAIAMYHGQIGGSYGSHAPYAAAPLEEVVRQPGFDAWALGHIHRHRVLRERGPFVGYPGAPQGRDVSEMGPHGAILLTWDDRLHLTHTFLPFSTVEWQRVDVDVSDSTTIDDVWAAVAAELKGDTVLRLVHLCLSGRSFLHNSLNLPEAKAIFQHAADDESLAVWIHRYTSAVEPDVDFGVWETSDSYVGQLLQLLRQAELEPEAVFALLADGGWKERECALVAEALKQDPEGVMQRVRQILLSHMHPEKGDLELVEWRGMHAAAGSVD
- a CDS encoding MFS transporter, encoding MASTPIVQPKQVSAARILTSSGFGLLFDSFDVGLLSYVLVSLAKEWHLSTTVTGLIGSVSSIGMAVGSAFAGSLADKFGRRSIFLFTLLIYSIATGLSAFAAGVGLFILLRFFVGLGLGGELPVATTYVLESSPDDVRGRRVVFLEMFWAFGSLIAALVSFFVIPSAGWRVVFLIGAIPALYTIVLRFALPETPKYTRLAKRPSMATALKQVWTNGMARRSAVTWILWFHSIRLEVLSVEVVLETALRAHRASASEYSPFLLRPNEWRKSHSQTHPVPRRQY